In Henningerozyma blattae CBS 6284 chromosome 7, complete genome, a single genomic region encodes these proteins:
- the REG1 gene encoding protein phosphatase regulator REG1 (similar to Saccharomyces cerevisiae REG1 (YDR028C) and REG2 (YBR050C); ancestral locus Anc_3.258), with the protein MPNNLASYFASHSNKSNNNSGNRVPIPYTRSKSNTTHYQSISSKNHELLQKNNMQIPDEDEDMGPSVSMAVQADNDDEFHKKTFNLKRTRSLGYLHDSKSNLNNISDSSDDDEDYTTHANTTMNRNPTAHPNIPFQLFKNNHSFTPTPSPSPSLSSSSSSSRSPSVSSPGVPIQRLNSDSYIPSASTSPPPADNDTLLIPQDDNDVVREPERHVDYLSHHWNEYEISNSWKYIVLKKKKRNVQDEVNSARLENASWRTWAKARNNLQTVSPEIVNWSKDSDVTWLYGPVVTDDQLELHHTSSEKNISNTTTSTSMELLYGADDKRLQKNKSNANTNPNVKLKPILKKRTVTEIIEENALWKLNEARKHFNEMRHTTVVMDPNGPAKDPHEDYNFLAGKINAQYYSPITKNNTQDQIVLQDVIPTTAPKLSTPSSYTNLRSVASAAALLEGNNDNLFQTTNINNNVPIMNFMNPKRSTTPTNDNDINAAATTTTTTTTIQTTNDNDKSAITPSSIRNDSNIANSNSNSNNNLNSNLNNTTNTNNNNNNNYNNPNSNDNDNTNTPDEPILPSILTTSSNNNNNNVHNESIALSKDRHIHFNDRVEQCEAVKYSSSDTLSQLNSSSSIDSLNNYSNNNDSYFTLPKKHNNNSMQTHQSSSSSDDDDDDQDDEDSGLFINARFSRRFDSSIHSPLTDNTSTTSSRSANNPTGNNLITQLHPIIKLLPATTLNYGSDEESDSDYSGYRNAESHNVNTYRGYDYMYDYNSVYTGDTSSFLPMDHSGIIDIPEGIDLQHTMRNDSIASNYSNYDNSLTNTPILSNSNQLLTNNNNTNNNNSNTLSNDAVTTPQANLPISNRSFTFMDSDEDTDMSTPSDLEDESGSYSGSEGNQQFIEHSQEQSSDDDSDDEADGYNNNMGLGLKRTVSLGKSMGNNSLKDLTQSVSVASFTDNSRTHSFITGKLLNSPITNPTTATTNDKYNISHSNLNSLAGSIPTRSSPLVSTVKKTIRKPIVPKRTVSSSSFIFASDSEDEDDEDEDDNENKSNDGLVKETINNTNTNGGQLMGSIKDTIGFIDNNEDLMSNSISVSYSSIHKDLLSRSSQNLTQGMTSDNFLLPSHTPNSTPISSLNNSTISKGLYSTNGKTDSDIHKK; encoded by the coding sequence ATGCCAAACAATCTAGCTTCGTATTTCGCCTctcattcaaataaaagcaataataacagtGGCAACCGCGTGCCAATCCCATACACTCGCAGTAAGAGCAACACAACACATTACCAATCCATATCAAGCAAGAACCACGAACTTTTGCAAAAGAATAACATGCAGATCCCAGACGAAGACGAAGATATGGGTCCCTCCGTGTCAATGGCAGTCCAAGCTGATAACGACGATGAGTTTCATAAAAAGACTTTTAATTTGAAGAGAACAAGGTCTCTCGGATATCTTCACGATTCGAAATCAAATTTGAACAATATTTCAGACTCTTCCGATGACGATGAGGACTACACCACACATGCCAATACCACAATGAATCGCAACCCTACAGCCCACCCCAATATACCCTTCCAACTATTCAAAAACAATCATTCATTCACACCAACTCCATCTCCATCTCCTTCGCTTTCATCTtcctcatcatcatcacgCTCACCCTCTGTATCCTCCCCTGGTGTTCCAATACAAAGATTAAATTCAGACTCATATATCCCCTCTGCATCCACGTCGCCTCCTCCAGCTGATAACGATACTTTATTGATACCACAAGATGATAACGATGTAGTAAGAGAACCAGAAAGACATGTCGATTATCTATCACATCATTGGAACGAGTacgaaatttcaaattcttggAAATATATCgttttgaagaaaaagaaaagaaacgTTCAAGATGAAGTCAACTCGGCAAGATTGGAAAACGCTTCTTGGAGAACTTGGGCAAAGGCAAGGAATAATTTACAAACAGTATCGCCGGAAATCGTAAATTGGTCCAAAGATTCAGATGTCACTTGGCTTTATGGTCCCGTTGTCACCGATGATCAATTAGAATTACATCATACTTCTTcagagaaaaatatttcaaatacaaCAACTTCAACTTCAATGGAATTATTATACGGTGCCGACGACAAGAGATtgcaaaaaaacaaaagtaATGCTAATACCAATCCAAATGTCAAATTAAAGCCAATCTTAAAGAAAAGAACAGTCACGGAAATCATTGAAGAAAACGCTCTTTGGAAATTGAACGAGGCAAGAAAAcattttaatgaaatgaGACACACAACAGTGGTTATGGATCCAAATGGTCCTGCAAAGGATCCTCATGAAGATTACAATTTCTTGGCGGGTAAAATCAACGCCCAATATTATTCCCCCATTACCAAGAATAATACTCAAGACCAAATAGTACTACAAGATGTAATACCGACAACCGCGCCAAAACTATCCACTCCTTCTTCTTATACAAATTTAAGAAGCGTAGCGTCTGCCGCAGCTCTATTAGAAggaaataatgataatctTTTCCAAACCACAAACATCAACAACAACGTCCCCATCATGAACTTCATGAACCCAAAAAGATCAACCACTCCCACTAATGATAATGACATTAATGCCGCCGCCACCAccactactactactactactattCAAACGACTAATGACAATGATAAATCTGCAATTACTCCTTCATCAATAAGAAACGATTCTAATATTGCTAATtccaattctaattctaataacaATCTTAATTCTAAtcttaataatactactaatactaataataacaataataataattataataaccCCAACTCTAATGACAATGACAATACAAACACTCCAGACGAACCCATACTACCATCGATTCTGACAACTTCGTCaaataacaacaataataatgtcCATAATGAAAGCATAGCTTTATCAAAGGATAGACATATTCATTTCAATGATAGAGTGGAACAATGTGAAGCAGTCAAATATTCAAGCTCAGATACATTATCACAATTAAactcttcttcttcaattgattctttaaataattattcaaataacaaTGATAGTTATTTCACTTTACCCAAAAagcataataataattccatGCAAACCCATCAgtcttcttcttcctcagatgatgacgatgatgatCAAGATGATGAGGATAGTGGGTTATTCATTAATGCAAGATTTTCAAGAAGATTTGATTCATCAATTCATTCTCCATTAACCGATAACACTTCCACAACTTCTTCGAGATCAGCAAATAATCCAACtggtaataatttaatcacTCAATTACACccaataattaaattattacctGCAACCACTTTAAATTATGGTTCAGATGAAGAATCAGATAGTGATTATAGTGGTTACAGGAATGCAGAATCTCACAACGTTAATACCTATAGAGGTTACGATTACATGTATGATTATAATTCAGTTTATACCGGTGATACTTCAAGTTTCTTACCAATGGATCATTCAGGTATCATTGATATTCCAGAAGGTATTGATTTACAACATACAATGAGGAACGATAGTATTGCAagtaattattcaaattatgaTAATTCTCTTACAAACACTCCTATACTAAGTAATTCTAATCAATTGcttacaaataataataatactaataataataacagcAATACTTTGAGTAACGATGCTGTAACAACACCTCAAGCAAATCTTCCAATATCAAATCGTAGTTTCACTTTCATGGATAGTGATGAAGACACAGATATGAGTACTCCAAGTGACTTAGAAGACGAATCTGGAAGTTATTCCGGTTCTGAAGGAAATCAACAATTCATTGAACATTCACAAGAACAAAGTTCAGATGATGATAGTGATGATGAAGCTGACGgttataacaataacatGGGTCTTGGTTTGAAAAGAACAGTTTCTTTGGGGAAATCAATGGGtaataattcattgaaGGATTTAACTCAAAGTGTTTCAGTGGCTTCATTCACTGATAATTCAAGAACTCATAGCTTTATAACTGGTAAGCTATTGAACTCACCCATCACAAATCCAACTACTGCTACAACTAAcgataaatataatatatccCATTCAAACTTAAATAGTTTAGCAGGTTCCATCCCAACAAGATCCTCTCCTCTAGTATCTACAGTTAAGAAAACAATTAGAAAGCCAATTGTTCCAAAGAGAACAGTATCATCATCAAGTTTTATATTTGCATCAGATAGTGAAGacgaagatgatgaagatgaagacgataatgaaaataaaagtaatgaTGGACTTGTGAAAGAGACAAtcaataataccaatacaAATGGTGGTCAGCTGATGGGATCAATAAAGGACACCATCGGgtttattgataataatgaagatttaatGAGTAATAGTATATCAGTCTCTTATTCAAGTATCCATAAAGATTTGTTGTCAAGATCATCACAAAACCTAACTCAAGGAATGACCtcagataattttttattgcCTTCTCATACTCCGAATTCGACAccaatttcttcattaaataattccaCTATTTCAAAGGGGCTTTATTCAACTAATGGAAAGACAGATTCAGATATCCATAAAAAGTAA
- the RAD28 gene encoding Rad28p (similar to Saccharomyces cerevisiae RAD28 (YDR030C); ancestral locus Anc_3.259) — MNKLDYTRFCPRKIDYTKEFQLQLERIFEGNVPKLYKLRQRKNIESFLTCLDLDSEANEYLLIGKDDGSVELWDTDDRLTKNDTQYEVVNRRINFYKGTKTGNEIPTHSVSSSSNHRLIHSYTSNNRAYRMYRGSSSSASPSSSSSIQKEGSSTSTLSYHQYSINSILWYPRDNGMFFTGSGDRCVKIWDTNRFSPVQSVDLRFAVNEVSCSTNNVLGIASQDTVPRLIDLREAIGQGAITMGSRSRQPCKNALTSIQFNPVPSREHFILTGDRQSDVRLWDLRVPQQELAIWPGGTAGIAWEPEKAQEFCSMGTDGWLRIRAVGSDGSGRNSDHVGSGRVVGPRDPLRVSSGGETRKHTGRRITWCGNMVLCHTALGTVEAHVPATGRLWRTLEAEGIATDGAAHTGGLALQGGLGHPAGLRLFLGCGSTLVDCGGCSVEG; from the coding sequence ATGAACAAGTTAGACTATACAAGATTTTGCCCCCGGAAGATAGATTACACCAAAGAATTCCAATTACAATTGGAACGAATATTTGAAGGCAACGTTCCTAAACTATACAAGCTTCGACAACGGAAAAACATTGAAAGTTTCTTAACATGTTTAGATCTAGATAGTGAGGCCAACGAGTATCTTTTAATTGGCAAGGACGATGGCAGTGTTGAATTATGGGATACAGATGATCGATTGACGAAAAATGACACACAATATGAGGTGGTTAATAGAAGGATAAATTTCTATAAGGGAACCAAAACCGGGAATGAGATCCCCACCCATAGTGTGTCTAGTTCCTCGAACCATCGCTTGATACATAGCTACACCTCCAACAATCGAGCGTATCGTATGTATCGTggttcatcatcatcagcttctccttcttcttcttcttccatACAAAAGGAAGGTTCAAGCACAAGCACACTATCCTATCACCAGTATAGTATCAATAGTATCCTATGGTATCCTCGTGATAATGGAATGTTTTTCACAGGATCTGGAGATCGGTGTGTAAAGATCTGGGACACAAACAGGTTTTCCCCTGTACAAAGTGTTGATTTACGGTTTGCCGTGAATGAAGTATCATGTTCCACAAACAATGTTTTAGGGATTGCGAGTCAGGATACGGTTCCGCGGCTGATAGATTTGCGAGAGGCAATAGGGCAAGGCGCTATCACCATGGGATCTCGTAGTAGACAGCCGTGTAAAAACGCCTTAACAAGCATCCAGTTTAATCCAGTACCAAGTAGAGAACATTTTATTCTGACTGGTGATCGACAATCGGATGTACGGCTATGGGATTTACGTGTTCCACAACAAGAATTGGCCATTTGGCCTGGTGGTACTGCCGGTATTGCCTGGGAGCCAGAAAAGGCGCAAGAGTTTTGTTCCATGGGGACTGATGGATGGTTACGAATAAGAGCCGTGGGAAGTGATGGCAGTGGTAGGAACTCCGATCACGTGGGCAGTGGGCGGGTGGTTGGGCCACGTGACCCGTTACGCGTCAGTTCCGGTGGCGAGACGCGTAAACACACTGGGCGGCGTATCACGTGGTGTGGGAATATGGTATTGTGCCATACGGCCCTGGGCACAGTGGAGGCGCACGTGCCGGCAACTGGGCGGCTATGGCGGACGTTAGAAGCAGAAGGAATCGCCACAGACGGCGCCGCACATACGGGAGGATTGGCACTACAGGGTGGTCTAGGGCACCCTGCGGGGTTGCGACTGTTCCTGGGGTGTGGCAGTACGCTCGTGGACTGTGGAGGATGTTCCGTGGAAGGATAA
- the MIX14 gene encoding Mix14p (similar to Saccharomyces cerevisiae MIC14 (YDR031W); ancestral locus Anc_3.260) has translation MSSNVLDEIVMEEVALNCPQQFITYHKCLSSNEDCNASRKELSNCIENKVPSIQKIMTNCQTLLNNYNNCIRKNWEKGESDTSIDQLCSKELDSLRECSSNQLKGTKPILSNLKFPPAN, from the coding sequence ATGTCTTCAAATGTATTGGATGAAATTGTTATGGAAGAAGTGGCATTGAATTGTCCTCAACAATTTATTACATACCACAAATGCTTATCTTCTAATGAAGATTGCAATGCATCTCGTAAAGAATTATCGAATTGTATTGAAAACAAAGTACCTAGTATACAAAAGATTATGACCAATTGTCAAACActtttaaacaattataaCAATTGTATTAGAAAGAATTGGGAAAAGGGTGAGAGTGATACGAGTATAGATCAGTTGTGTTCTAAGGAATTGGATTCATTAAGGGAATGCTCTTCGAATCAATTGAAAGGTACGAAACCAATCTTGAGTAATTTGAAGTTTCCACCTGCTAATTAA
- the PST2 gene encoding flavodoxin-like fold family protein (similar to Saccharomyces cerevisiae RFS1 (YBR052C) and PST2 (YDR032C); ancestral locus Anc_3.261) yields the protein MAQKVAIIIYSMYGHVAEMAEAEKKGIIRAGGQAQIYQVPETLSPDVLKLMHAAPKPNYPIATKETLTEYDHFLFGIPTRFGNFPAQWKAFWDQTGGLWAGGALHGKTVGMFVSTGTGGGNESTIMNCLSTIVHHGMIFVPLGYKTAFPQLTNLEEPHGGSPWGAGTFAGADGSRMPTDLELKIASIQGEAFYSTIANM from the coding sequence atggCTCAAAAAGTTGCTATCATCATCTACTCCATGTACGGCCACGTCGCCGAAATGGCTGAAGCTGAAAAAAAGGGGATCATCAGGGCTGGTGGTCAAGCTCAAATCTACCAAGTCCCAGAAACTTTATCCCCAGATGTCTTGAAATTGATGCATGCTGCTCCAAAACCAAACTACCCAATTGCTACCAAAGAGACTTTGACTGAATACGACCACTTCTTATTCGGTATTCCAACCAGATTCGGTAACTTCCCAGCTCAATGGAAGGCTTTCTGGGATCAAACCGGTGGTTTATGGGCTGGTGGTGCTCTACATGGTAAGACTGTTGGTATGTTCGTCTCTACTGGTACCGGTGGTGGTAACGAATCTACCATCATGAATTGTTTGTCTACCATTGTTCATCACGGTATGATCTTTGTTCCATTAGGTTACAAGACAGCCTTCCCACAATTGACCAACTTGGAAGAACCACACGGTGGTTCCCCATGGGGTGCTGGTACTTTTGCCGGTGCTGATGGTTCTAGAATGCCAACCGACTTGGAATTGAAGATTGCTTCTATCCAAGGTGAAGCTTTCTACTCTACCATTGCCAATATGTGA
- the MET22 gene encoding 3'(2'),5'-bisphosphate nucleotidase (similar to Saccharomyces cerevisiae MET22 (YOL064C); ancestral locus Anc_3.157) encodes MYSKELVVATQAVRKASLLTRRIQSQVISNRNNSTIIKDDKSPVTVGDFAAQTIIINTIKANFPNDSIVGEESADDLSDEFLSRILSLINENDEIYTRDYPCEDDVYPFKDGQDFPLATTDDVRRVINMGNYQGGRSGRFWCLDPIDGTKGFLRGDQFSVCLAFIVDGKPQIGCVGCPNLSLESYGGQDTTGFDKFGYLYRAHRDHGAFISVASLPRLNWSALKCNTLTDTNQMVSLEGVERAHSDHDEQDMIKSRLGMKQTRHLDSNVKYCLLASGLGDAYLRIPLTMEFQEKIWDHAAGNVIVLESGGIHTDAMENVPLDFGNGRTLATKGVIATCGPAELHTKVVTTAGEIIRSRKH; translated from the coding sequence ATGTACTCTAAGGAATTGGTCGTGGCCACTCAGGCAGTTCGTAAGGCTTCCTTGTTGACCCGTAGAATCCAATCTCAAGTGATTTCTAATAGAAACAATtctactattattaaagatgacAAATCGCCAGTTACTGTGGGAGACTTTGCAGCTCAGACGATCATCATCAATACGATCAAGGCGAATTTCCCCAACGATAGTATTGTTGGTGAAGAATCTGCTGATGATTTGAGTGATGAGTTTTTGTCCAGGATCTTGAGTTTGATTAATGAGAATGATGAGATATATACCAGAGATTACCCATGCGAGGACGACGTATATCCTTTCAAAGACGGCCAGGATTTCCCCTTGGCTACTACCGACGATGTGCGCCGTGTTATTAATATGGGTAATTATCAAGGTGGTAGATCTGGTCGATTCTGGTGTTTAGATCCAATTGATGGGACTAAAGGGTTTTTAAGAGGCGATCAATTCTCTGTATGCTTGGCATTTATTGTAGATGGTAAACCACAAATCGGATGTGTTGGCTGTCCCAATCTATCTTTGGAATCCTACGGTGGACAAGATACTACTGGGTTTGATAAGTTTGGTTATCTGTATAGAGCTCACAGAGATCATGGTGCGTTCATCTCCGTGGCCAGTTTACCTAGATTAAATTGGTCTGCTTTGAAATGTAATACGCTTACTGACACCAACCAAATGGTCTCGTTAGAAGGTGTAGAAAGAGCACATTCAGACCATGACGAACAAGATATGATTAAGTCACGTTTAGGGATGAAGCAGACAAGACATTTGGATTCGAATGTGAAATATTGTCTCTTGGCATCCGGTCTTGGCGACGCATATTTGCGTATCCCATTAACAATGGAATTCCAAGAAAAGATATGGGACCATGCCGCAGGAAATGTGATTGTTCTGGAGTCCGGAGGGATCCATACCGATGCGATGGAAAACGTTCCTTTAGATTTCGGTAATGGTAGAACACTGGCCACCAAGGGCGTCATTGCCACCTGTGGGCCTGCAGAGTTACATACAAAAGTTGTCACGACTGCCGGCGAGATCATCAGATCCAGAAAGCACTAG
- the TBLA0G03120 gene encoding amino acid permease (similar to Saccharomyces cerevisiae BAP2 (YBR068C) and BAP3 (YDR046C); ancestral locus Anc_3.284), translating to MPRFFGGSRGSVEKEPDQFEILDQDTNVSDINLAERYARDTQSDERSKPRHRNVHSYYQNWIDSFKRAEPVGERRRRRAQQDISTTNINNMNKGDESDFYMGNGGEPSTNIDTAYDMNSNEVDPNNKKNENIYALNDDLEDGTTSIAASEDMPKKGGMKARHVIMMTLATGIGTGLLVANAKSLHFSGPAGLVVGYFMVSFVTYFVVQAAGEMAIAYPTLPGGFNTYQSLFISKPFGFATVWIFALNWLTILPLELITSSITVKYWTTSINPDIFVLIFYLFLLFVHFIGLRLYAEAEFFFNSCKILMITGFIIFSIVVNCGGAGHDGYIGGKYWHDPGPFASDNGAARFKEVCYVLINAYFSYGGTELYVLSVNEQENPRKAVPVAAKTSVYRVAIIYLLTMILIGFNVPYNSPDLMGNANSKDASPYVLAAQIHGVKIVPHFINAVILLSVISVANSALFAGPRLLATLAEQGFAPKFLTYVDRAGRPLLALCVCSLFGVIAFAATSKKEDEVFTWLAAIAGLSELFAWSGILLSHIRFRWAMKYHGKSMDEVGYKAITGIWGSYYGLFFNLLVLIAQFWVALSAPGSGGQVTAISFFESYLAFVIWVFFYLCYMIYNKDWTILIPLKDIDVDYQRRIYDADFLRQEKEESYEKYKQSNIGKKIYAWLWTL from the coding sequence ATGCCAAGATTCTTCGGTGGCAGCCGTGGGTCTGTAGAAAAAGAACCTGATCAGTTCGAAATCCTAGACCAGGATACAAACGTCTCAGATATAAACCTTGCAGAAAGATATGCAAGAGATACTCAATCAGATGAAAGGAGCAAACCAAGGCATAGAAATGTGCACAGCTATTACCAGAATTGGATAGATTCGTTCAAAAGAGCTGAACCGGTTGGCGAAAGAAGACGTAGACGTGCTCAACAGGATATCAGTACCACAAATATCAATAACATGAATAAAGGTGATGAAAGTGATTTCTATATGGGTAATGGAGGCGAACCTTCCACAAATATCGATACCGCTTATGATATGAATTCTAATGAAGTCGAtcctaataataagaaaaatgaaaacaTTTATGCGttaaatgatgatttgGAAGATGGTACGACGTCTATTGCTGCCTCAGAGGATATGCCCAAAAAGGGTGGGATGAAGGCTAGACATGTCATCATGATGACTTTGGCAACTGGTATCGGTACTGGTCTATTGGTTGCCAATGCTAAATCTCTTCATTTTTCGGGTCCAGCAGGGCTAGTGGTCGGTTATTTCATGGTTTCATTTGTCACTTATTTCGTCGTTCAAGCCGCCGGTGAAATGGCTATCGCTTATCCCACTTTACCCGGTGGGTTTAATACTTAtcaatcattatttatctCCAAACCATTTGGGTTTGCCACTGTTTGGATCTTTGCATTAAATTGGTTAACCATTCTACCTTTGGAATTGATCACTTCTTCCATTACTGTGAAATATTGGACCACTTCCATCAATCCAGATATTTTCGTCCTgatcttttatttgtttttattatttgttcaTTTCATAGGGTTACGTCTTTATGCAGAAgctgaattttttttcaattcttgtaaaattttgatgatTACTGggttcattattttctcCATCGTGGTTAATTGTGGTGGTGCAGGCCATGATGGTTATATCGGAGGGAAGTATTGGCACGATCCTGGCCCATTCGCCTCCGATAATGGTGCTGCTAGATTCAAAGAAGTTTGTTACGTTTTGATTAATGCTTATTTCTCTTACGGTGGTACTGAATTATACGTTCTTTCCGTTAATGAACAAGAAAATCCAAGAAAAGCTGTCCCTGTCGCTGCAAAGACTTCTGTATATCGTGTCGCaatcatttatttattgactATGATTTTGATTGGGTTTAATGTTCCATACAATAGTCCAGATTTGATGGGGAATGCTAATTCCAAAGATGCCTCTCCTTATGTCTTGGCTGCTCAAATCCATGGTGTCAAAATCGTGCCTCATTTTATTAATGCTGTTATCTTACTTTCAGTCATTTCAGTCGCAAATAGTGCTTTATTTGCTGGCCCAAGATTATTAGCCACTTTAGCAGAACAAGGGTTTGCGCCAAAATTCTTAACTTATGTCGATAGAGCAGGTAGACCTTTATTGGCTCTATGTGTTTGTTCCTTGTTTGGTGTCATCGCCTTCGCTGCTACTTCTAAAAAGGAAGATGAAGTTTTCACATGGCTAGCCGCCATTGCCGGGTTAAGTGAATTGTTTGCATGGTCAGGTATCTTATTATCACATATCAGATTCAGGTGGGCCATGAAATATCATGGCAAATCCATGGATGAAGTTGGATACAAGGCCATCACTGGGATCTGGGGCAGTTATTACGGtcttttcttcaatttattGGTGTTGATCGCTCAATTCTGGGTTGCTTTAAGTGCTCCAGGCAGTGGTGGCCAAGTCACAGCAATTTCCTTTTTTGAAAGTTATTTGGCCTTTGTCATTTGGgtattcttttatttatgtTATATGATCTATAATAAAGATTGGACCATCTTGATCCCATTGAAAGATATTGATGTTGATTACCAAAGAAGAATATATGATGCTGATTTCCTAAGACAGGAGAAGGAGGAAAgttatgaaaaatataaacaatCCAATATTGGTAAGAAAATCTATGCATGGTTGTGGACTCTTTAA